The proteins below are encoded in one region of Pseudomonas putida S13.1.2:
- a CDS encoding methyl-accepting chemotaxis protein — MGTTLRELITGIRDGVTQIASAAEELSAVTEQTSAGANSQKVETDQVATAMHEMAATVQEVARNAEQASHAATGADDEARAGDRVVGEAIGQIERLAEDMHRSTEAMNLLQQESQKIGSVMDVIKSVAEQTNLLALNAAIEAARAGEAGRGFAVVADEVRGLAQRTQKSTEEIEALIASLQDGTQQVANAMQGSRTLTDSSVELARKAGASLENITSTVSSIQSMNQQIAAAAEQQSAVAEEISRSILNVRDVSEQTAAASDETAASSVELARLGGQLQTLVSQFRV, encoded by the coding sequence ATGGGCACCACCCTGCGCGAGCTGATCACCGGCATCCGCGACGGCGTCACCCAGATTGCCAGCGCCGCCGAAGAGCTGTCGGCAGTCACCGAACAGACCAGTGCCGGCGCCAACAGCCAGAAGGTCGAGACCGACCAGGTGGCCACCGCCATGCACGAAATGGCCGCCACCGTTCAGGAAGTGGCGCGCAATGCCGAGCAGGCCTCGCATGCCGCCACCGGTGCCGACGACGAGGCCCGCGCCGGCGACCGCGTGGTAGGCGAGGCGATTGGCCAGATCGAACGCCTGGCCGAGGACATGCACCGCTCCACCGAGGCCATGAACCTGCTGCAGCAGGAAAGCCAGAAGATCGGCAGCGTGATGGACGTGATCAAGTCGGTGGCCGAACAGACCAACCTGCTGGCGCTCAATGCGGCGATCGAGGCGGCGCGTGCCGGCGAGGCCGGTCGTGGTTTTGCCGTGGTCGCCGACGAAGTGCGTGGCCTGGCCCAGCGCACGCAGAAGTCCACCGAAGAAATCGAAGCGCTGATTGCCAGCCTGCAGGATGGGACCCAGCAAGTGGCGAACGCCATGCAGGGCAGCCGTACCTTGACCGACAGCAGCGTCGAACTGGCACGTAAGGCCGGGGCCTCGCTGGAAAACATCACCAGCACGGTGTCGAGCATCCAGTCGATGAACCAGCAGATTGCTGCGGCGGCGGAGCAACAGAGTGCGGTGGCTGAAGAGATCAGCCGCAGCATCCTGAATGTGCGTGATGTGTCCGAGCAGACGGCGGCGGCCAGTGACGAGACGGCAGCGTCGAGCGTGGAGCTTGCGCGGTTGGGTGGGCAGTTGCAGACACTGGTCAGCCAGTTCCGCGTTTGA